One Candidatus Abyssobacteria bacterium SURF_5 genomic window, GCATGCGTACGATGGACCTGTATTCGCGCCTTTTGGGAGAACGCATTATTATGCTGACTGGAGAAGTCAACGATCAGGTGGCGGACCTCATAACCGCTCAGATGTTCTATCTCGAAAGCGAGGACCCGGGAAAGGATATCAGGTTCTATATCAACAGCCCGGGCGGGGCCGTCACCGCAGGGCTTGCCATCTATGACGCGATGCAGTATGTGCGCTCCGACGTCGCCACCATCTGTCTCGGGCAGGCCGCCTCGATGGGAGCGGTCCTGCTGGCAGGCGGTGCGGCGGGAAAACGAATTGCCATGCCCAACGCAAGGGTCATGATCCATCAGCCGCTTGGCGGCGCGCAGGGCCAGATTTCCGATATGGAAATACATGTGAAGGAAGGCAAGCGCCTCAAGCAGCGGCTAAATGAGATACTGGTTCATCATACCGGCCGGTCGATGGACATAATCCAGCGTGACACCGACCGCGACTTTTTTTTGACCGCCGAAGAGGCGAAAACGTACGGAATCGTGGACCAGATAGCGGTGCG contains:
- a CDS encoding ATP-dependent Clp protease proteolytic subunit; protein product: MANLIPYVQEITPHGMRTMDLYSRLLGERIIMLTGEVNDQVADLITAQMFYLESEDPGKDIRFYINSPGGAVTAGLAIYDAMQYVRSDVATICLGQAASMGAVLLAGGAAGKRIAMPNARVMIHQPLGGAQGQISDMEIHVKEGKRLKQRLNEILVHHTGRSMDIIQRDTDRDFFLTAEEAKTYGIVDQIAVRQGERG